The sequence below is a genomic window from Brevibacillus agri.
TCGGCTCTGGAGGGGTCGTGCCGCTGTCGGAGCCGTTTTTGCGCGAAGTGGCGGCGATTTGCCAGGAGGAAGGCATGCTGTTTGCCATGGACGAAATCCAGACAGGCATGGGACGCACTGGTAAGCTGTTTGCCTACCAGCACGCAGGCGTGACGCCGGATTTGATCTTGTTTGCCAAAGGCGTAGGCGGAGGGCTTCCGCTCGGTGGCGTGATTGCCGGAACGAAGCTGATGAACCAGTTCAAGCCGGGCGACCACGGGACGACCTTTGCGCCGTCGCCGCTTTCGGCGGCTCTCGGCAACGTGGTGCTGGATGAGCTGCTCGATCCTGCTTTTGCGGCAAGCGTGGACGAAGTGATCGCGTACTTGTGGGCGGGCCTCGAATCGCTGCGCGCGCGTCTCCCGGAACAGTTGCAGGCGCTCCGCGGCAAAGGCATGATGGTCGGCATCCCGCTCAGCGCCGCACCGGAAGAGGTCAGCCGTTTGCAGCAGGCATTGCTTGATCGCGGCATTCTCGTGGACGTGACGCAAAAGACAATCGTGCGTCTGCTGCCGCCGCTCACCTTGACCAAAGAAGACGTCGACCTTTTCCTGGACAGCTTTGCAGCGGAACTCGCTGTGCGGCACGGGGCCAAAGGGGAGGCGTAAACGATGGCGACATCGCTGTTTACCCAGATTCGGCGCGACCTGCACCAAATTCCGGAGCCGGGCTTTGCCGAGGTGAAGACGCAAAAGTATTTGCTCGATTACTTGGAGCGTCTCCCGCAGGAGCGCATGCAGATCAAGACGTGGCGCACCGGGATTTTGGTCCGGATCGCGGGGACGAATCCTAAGCGCACGATCGCCTGGCGCACGGACATGGACGGCTTGCCGATTGCAGAAGAGACGTCGTATCCGTTTCGCTCGCTGCACGAAGGCTACATGCACGCGTGCGGACACGACATGCACATGGCTATCGCGCTCGGGCTTGTGACGCATTTTGTGGAGCAGCCGATTGCAGATGACCTGCTGTTCCTGTTTCAGCCCGCAGAAGAGGGCCCAGGCGGCGCTCAGCCGATGATGGAGAGCGAGGAGTTTGCTTCCTGGCGGCCGGATTGCATTTTTGCGCTGCACATCGCGCCGGAGTATCCCGTCGGCTACATTGCCACCAAGCCGGGCATTTTGTTTGCCAACACGTCCGAGCTGTACATTGATTTGGTCGGAAAAGGCGGGCACGCAGCTTTTCCGCACAAAGCAAACGACATGGTGGTCGCAGGCAGCCATCTCATCACACAGCTCCAGACGATTGTGGCGCGCAACGTCGATCCGCTCGATTCCGCTGTCGTGACCATCGGCAAGCTTGAGGGCGGCACCAAGCAAAACATCATTGCGGAAAAGGCGCGGCTGGAAGGGACGATTCGCACGTTCTCGACCGAGTCCATGGCGCTGGTCAAAGCGCGGATTGAAGCGCTTGTCAAAGGCATCGAGGCGGGCTTCGACTGTACGGCGTCCATCGACTAC
It includes:
- a CDS encoding aspartate aminotransferase family protein, which codes for MDWRTLDEQYIVSSYKRLPIAIEKGEGNYLYDTAGKKYLDLFTGLAVNVLGHSHPRIVQALREQGERFLHISNVFLNQPAIRLAQRLVEQTIPGKVFFTNSGAEATEAAIKMIHKWTKAEGAGREGIVVLRNSFHGRTLGAVRLTRQAHVYQDFPQPDFPVYELDPEDADGLRAICRDAKPAAVLMEPVLGSGGVVPLSEPFLREVAAICQEEGMLFAMDEIQTGMGRTGKLFAYQHAGVTPDLILFAKGVGGGLPLGGVIAGTKLMNQFKPGDHGTTFAPSPLSAALGNVVLDELLDPAFAASVDEVIAYLWAGLESLRARLPEQLQALRGKGMMVGIPLSAAPEEVSRLQQALLDRGILVDVTQKTIVRLLPPLTLTKEDVDLFLDSFAAELAVRHGAKGEA
- a CDS encoding N-acetyldiaminopimelate deacetylase gives rise to the protein MATSLFTQIRRDLHQIPEPGFAEVKTQKYLLDYLERLPQERMQIKTWRTGILVRIAGTNPKRTIAWRTDMDGLPIAEETSYPFRSLHEGYMHACGHDMHMAIALGLVTHFVEQPIADDLLFLFQPAEEGPGGAQPMMESEEFASWRPDCIFALHIAPEYPVGYIATKPGILFANTSELYIDLVGKGGHAAFPHKANDMVVAGSHLITQLQTIVARNVDPLDSAVVTIGKLEGGTKQNIIAEKARLEGTIRTFSTESMALVKARIEALVKGIEAGFDCTASIDYGVGYCQVYNEEKLTTAFMDWVREQGEDVTLIACKEAMTGEDFGYFLQEIPGFLFWLGVHTPYGLHHSKIEPSEDAIEVGIRLVSRYFTWLSEQN